One genomic segment of Ipomoea triloba cultivar NCNSP0323 chromosome 9, ASM357664v1 includes these proteins:
- the LOC116028574 gene encoding ubiquitin-conjugating enzyme E2 22-like, which translates to MATNENLPPNVIKQLAKELKNLDETPPEGIKVGVNDDDFSIIYADIEGPAGTPYENGIFRMKLILSHDFPHSPPKGYFLTKIFHPNIATNGEICVNALKRDWSPSLGLRHVLMVVRCLLIEPFPESALNEQAGKMLLDNYDEYAKHARLYTGIHALKPKPKVKAGTISESTAALNVGQTNTSIYIDDPKNAGSGNPPQQPSPLAASLINMKGGNGLDQSAMPSGTTAEAAISSGSAAAPGAQKKETGLARVHADKKKIDARKKSLKRL; encoded by the exons ATG GCAACCAATGAGAATCTCCCGCCCAATGTGATAAAACAATTAGCAAaggaattgaagaatcttgatgAAACTCCTCCCGAAGGCATTAAAGTCGGTGTAAATGATGATGacttttcaattatatatgctGATATAGAAGGGCCAG CCGGAACTCCATATGAGAACGGTATCTTCCGCATGAAGTTGATATTATCTCATGATTTCCCTCATTCGCCTCCTAAAG GTTATTTCCTTACCAAAATTTTTCATCCGAATATTGCAACCAATGGTGAAATTTGTGTAAATGCACTGAAAAGGGATTGGAGTCCAAGTCTTGGCTTAAGGCATGTGCTAATG GTGGTTAGATGCTTATTGATAGAACCATTTCCGGAATCAGCTTTAAATGAGCAAGCCGGGAAGATGCTCCTAGATAACTATGATGAGTATGCTAAACATGCAAG GCTTTATACTGGAATTCATGCTTTAAAGCCAAAGCCCAAGGTTAAAGCGGGGACTATTTCTGAGTCGACTGCTGCCCTGAATGTTGGTCAAACCAACACCTCAATATACATTGATGACCCGAAGAATGCAGGATCAGGGAATCCTCCCCAACAGCCATCGCCTCTAGCCGCTTCATTAATCAATATGAAAGGCGGGAATGGTCTGGATCAGTCGGCCATGCCTAGCGGGACCACAGCAGAGGCTGCAATCAGTAGCGGGTCAGCAGCGGCTCCTGGTGCACAGAAGAAGGAAACTGGGTTGGCAAGAGTTCATGCtgacaaaaagaaaatagatgCAAGAAAGAAAAGCTTGAAGAGATTATAA
- the LOC116030474 gene encoding proteasome subunit alpha type-3-like: protein MSSIGTGYDLSVTTFSPDGRVFQTEYAAKAVDNSGTVVAIKCKDGIVMGVEKLIASRMILPGSNRRIHSVHRHSGMAIAGLAADGRQIVARAKSEANSYESVYGEPIPVKELAERVASYVHLCTLYWWLRPFGCGVILGGYDRDGPQLYMVEPSGVSYRYFGAAIGKGRQAAKTEVEKLKLSEMTCRQGVIEVAKIIYGIHDEAKDKAFELEMSWVCDESNRQHQKVPDQLLEEAKAAAAAALEEMDAD from the exons ATGAGCAGCATTGGCACCGGCTACGATCTCTCGGTGACGACGTTCTCGCCGGACGGCAGAGTTTTCCAGACCGAGTACGCCGCCAAGGCCGTCGACAACAGCGGCACTGTCGTCGCCATCAAGTGCAAGGATGGCATTGTCATG GGAGTGGAGAAGCTGATAGCCTCGAGGATGATTTTGCCCGGATCGAATAGAAGAATTCACTCTGTTCATCGCCATTCTGGCATG GCTATTGCTGGATTAGCTGCAGATGGGAGGCAAATTGTTGCACGAGCTAAATCTGAAGCAAACAGCTATGAAAG TGTCTATGGCGAGCCAATTCCTGTGAAAGAACTTGCAGAACGTGTTGCAAGTTATGTGCATTTATGTACACTCTATTGGTGGCTCAG ACCTTTTGGTTGTGGGGTGATTCTTGGAGGTTACGACCGAGATGGACCACAGCTGTACATGGTTGAACCTTCAGGTGTCTCTTAT AGATACTTTGGTGCTGCTATTGGAAAGGGAAGGCAGGCTGCTAAAAC TGAAGTTGAGAAATTGAAGCTCTCTGAAATGACTTGTCGGCAAGGGGTTATTGAGGTGGCTAAAAT AATCTACGGAATACATGATGAAGCAAAGGACAAGGCCTTCGAATTGGAAATGAGTTGGGTATGCGATGAGTCAAACCGCCAGCATCAGAAG GTTCCGGACCAACTCTTAGAGGAAGCCAAGGCAGCAGCAGCTGCCGCGCTTGAAGAAATGGACGCAGATTAA
- the LOC116031025 gene encoding probable aquaporin SIP2-1: MEGSSGWRMLASDFVMSLMWVWSSVLIKVFVYGVLGFAHHDLHAEILRHALAVAVMFFFAFLVDLTDGAAYNPLTVLASAISGDFRNFLFTVGARIPTQVLGSITGVRLILDTFPDIGRGPELNVDIHRGALTEGCLTFMIVIISLGLSRQIPGSSFMKTWISSLSKVTLHVLGSDLTGGCMNPASVMGWAYARGDHITKEHIQVYWLAPIQGTLLAVWTFRLMFPEQKDDKAKAKAKKSD, from the exons ATGGAGGGAAGCAGCGGGTGGAGGATGCTGGCGTCTGATTTCGTGATGTCCCTGATGTGGGTATGGTCCAGCGTGCTCATCAAGGTCTTCGTCTATGGAGTCCTAGGGTTCGCCCACCACGATCTACACGCCGAGATCCTCAGGCATGCCCTCGCCGTCGCCGTCATGTTCTTCTTCGCCTTCCTCGTCGACCTCACCGACGGCGCCGCCTACAATCCCCTCACCGTCTTGGCCTCCGCCATCTCCGGCGATTTCAGGAATTTCCTCTTCACCGTCGGCGCCAGAATCCCTACCCAG GTACTTGGGTCAATTACCGGTGTTAGGCTCATCCTTGACACATTTCCTGACATAGGACGAGGGCCTGAGCTGAATGTTGACATCCATCGAGGTGCCCTCACCGAAGGATGCTTGACATTCATGATCGTGATCATCTCGCTTGGGCTTTCTAGGCAGATTCCCGGTAGTTCCTTCATGAAGACCTGGATCTCCAGTCTGTCAAAGGTCACCCTCCATGTGCTTGGCTCTGATCTGACAGGGGGATGTATGAATCCAGCATCC GTGATGGGGTGGGCGTATGCTCGCGGGGATCACATAACCAAGGAGCACATACAAGTTTATTGGCTGGCACCAATTCAGGGTACTCTTCTGGCTGTATGGACGTTTAGGCTGATGTTCCCAGAGCAAAAAGATGATAAGGCAAAAGCCAAAGCTAAAAAGTCAGATTGA
- the LOC116028579 gene encoding probable protein S-acyltransferase 3 isoform X2: MTPEMMNGINSMELAPSLDPPKRRLYQVWRGRNKFVCGGRLVFGPDGASMILSTSLIATPALIFCFKTLLRISEVDPLYGRAIPTVGFILIILDLNFLFLTSSSNPGIVPRNSRPLEDESIKSSDWINNSYSDIKLPRTKDVFVNGRTVKVKFCDTCLLYRPPRASHCSVCNNCVQRFDHHCPWVGQCIGAPGSTWSKMSGDVVSLVLIVYCFIAVWFVGGLSVLHFYLMCTNQTTYENFRYRYDKKENPFNRGIVKNLKEILFSTIAPSLVNFREWVVVEEDSVMGSFSHKFGSINSNGKFDLEVEILGKDGSFSVPEIFQSLDYNGIDPKKDKGAGLFAFDPFLYPPSKGGQDSIIEGGKTEDGMFYRSSPMIPPHK, encoded by the exons ATGACGCCGGAGATGATGAATGGAATTAACAGCATGGAATTGGCTCCTTCCTTGGACCCTCCCAAGAGGAGGCTTTATCAAGTTTGGAGGGGTCGAAAT AAGTTCGTTTGTGGTGGGAGATTGGTCTTTGGTCCTGATGGAGCATCGATGATTTTATCTACTTCTCTAATAGCAACCCCtgcattaatattttgtttcaaAACACTTCTTAGGATTTCAGAAGTAGATCCATTATATGGGCGTGCTATTCCAACTGTGGGGTTTATCCTCATAATTTTG GATTTGAACTTTCTATTCTTGACATCCTCGAGCAATCCAGGAATAGTTCCTAGGAACTCGAGGCCACTTGAGGATGAAAGCATAAAATCTTCGGATTGGATAAACAACTCATATTCTGATATAAAATTACCAAGGACAAAGGATGTATTTGTCAATGGCCGTACAGTTAAAGTGAAGTTCTGTGACACCTGTTTGCTATACCGTCCACCACGTGCCTCTCATTGTTCAGTTTGCAACAATTGTGTTCAGAGGTTCGATCATCATTGCCCATGGGTTGGTCAATGTATTGGAGCt CCGGGTAGCACATGGAGTAAGATGTCGGGGGATGTTGTGTCACTCGTTTTAATTGTATACTGCTTCATTGCTGTCTGGTTCGTTGGCGGGCTAAGCGTTTTACACTTTTACCTTATGTGTACTAACCAG ACTACATATGAAAACTTTCGATACCGCTATGACAAGAAGGAAAACCCATTTAATCGGGGGATTGTGAAAAACCTCAAAGAAATCTTATTCTCAACGATAGCACCATCGTTGGTCAATTTCCGAGAATGGGTGGTCGTAGAAGAAGATTCAGTGATGGGTTCATTTAGTCATAAATTTGGCTCGATCAATTCCAATGGCAAGTTTGACCTAGAAGTGGAGATATTGGGCAAGGATGGTAGTTTCTCGGTTCCAGAAATTTTCCAGAGTTTGGATTACAATGGAATCGATCCGAAGAAAGACAAAGGTGCTGGACTCTTTGCATTTGATCCTTTTCTATATCCTCCTTCCAAAGGTGGCCAAGATAGTATTATCGAAGGTGGCAAAACCGAGGACGGCATGTTCTACAGATCTTCACCAATGATACCTCCTCATAAATAA
- the LOC116028579 gene encoding probable protein S-acyltransferase 1 isoform X1, translating to MTPEMMNGINSMELAPSLDPPKRRLYQVWRGRNKFVCGGRLVFGPDGASMILSTSLIATPALIFCFKTLLRISEVDPLYGRAIPTVGFILIILDLNFLFLTSSSNPGIVPRNSRPLEDESIKSSDWINNSYSDIKLPRTKDVFVNGRTVKVKFCDTCLLYRPPRASHCSVCNNCVQRFDHHCPWVGQCIGARNYRCFILFITTSTILCVYVFTFSLLRLLEQPGSTWSKMSGDVVSLVLIVYCFIAVWFVGGLSVLHFYLMCTNQTTYENFRYRYDKKENPFNRGIVKNLKEILFSTIAPSLVNFREWVVVEEDSVMGSFSHKFGSINSNGKFDLEVEILGKDGSFSVPEIFQSLDYNGIDPKKDKGAGLFAFDPFLYPPSKGGQDSIIEGGKTEDGMFYRSSPMIPPHK from the exons ATGACGCCGGAGATGATGAATGGAATTAACAGCATGGAATTGGCTCCTTCCTTGGACCCTCCCAAGAGGAGGCTTTATCAAGTTTGGAGGGGTCGAAAT AAGTTCGTTTGTGGTGGGAGATTGGTCTTTGGTCCTGATGGAGCATCGATGATTTTATCTACTTCTCTAATAGCAACCCCtgcattaatattttgtttcaaAACACTTCTTAGGATTTCAGAAGTAGATCCATTATATGGGCGTGCTATTCCAACTGTGGGGTTTATCCTCATAATTTTG GATTTGAACTTTCTATTCTTGACATCCTCGAGCAATCCAGGAATAGTTCCTAGGAACTCGAGGCCACTTGAGGATGAAAGCATAAAATCTTCGGATTGGATAAACAACTCATATTCTGATATAAAATTACCAAGGACAAAGGATGTATTTGTCAATGGCCGTACAGTTAAAGTGAAGTTCTGTGACACCTGTTTGCTATACCGTCCACCACGTGCCTCTCATTGTTCAGTTTGCAACAATTGTGTTCAGAGGTTCGATCATCATTGCCCATGGGTTGGTCAATGTATTGGAGCt CGTAACTATAGGTGCTTCATCCTTTTCATAACAACGTCAACAATTTTGTGCGTATATGTCTTCACATTTTCATTGTTGCGCCTCCTTGAACAGCCGGGTAGCACATGGAGTAAGATGTCGGGGGATGTTGTGTCACTCGTTTTAATTGTATACTGCTTCATTGCTGTCTGGTTCGTTGGCGGGCTAAGCGTTTTACACTTTTACCTTATGTGTACTAACCAG ACTACATATGAAAACTTTCGATACCGCTATGACAAGAAGGAAAACCCATTTAATCGGGGGATTGTGAAAAACCTCAAAGAAATCTTATTCTCAACGATAGCACCATCGTTGGTCAATTTCCGAGAATGGGTGGTCGTAGAAGAAGATTCAGTGATGGGTTCATTTAGTCATAAATTTGGCTCGATCAATTCCAATGGCAAGTTTGACCTAGAAGTGGAGATATTGGGCAAGGATGGTAGTTTCTCGGTTCCAGAAATTTTCCAGAGTTTGGATTACAATGGAATCGATCCGAAGAAAGACAAAGGTGCTGGACTCTTTGCATTTGATCCTTTTCTATATCCTCCTTCCAAAGGTGGCCAAGATAGTATTATCGAAGGTGGCAAAACCGAGGACGGCATGTTCTACAGATCTTCACCAATGATACCTCCTCATAAATAA